Part of the Simkaniaceae bacterium genome, CTTCACCTCTCCCATCACATATACATTAGAACTTTCCGGGCCTGCAATATAGATCTTATCCCCTCCTCGCATCACAACATTTTGTTGCATATTGCCCTCTCTTATCAATTTTTCAAAATCGATAGACAACAATTTATTATCGCGAACGAGATAACTCTTAAATAAATTGGCTTGGACAGGAACTTTAGCTGCAGCAATCACTTCAAATAAGCGCAAGTGTCCATTGACGGGCATCGAATGAACGGAAGAGAGCCCTGCAATTTCCACTTTTTGATCGAGCCTCTCTTTATAAGATAAAAAAACTTCAATGCCCTGCATTTCATCTTGGTATTTTTGCTGAATGGCATTTTGTGCCTGCAGCAACGTGAGCCCTTTAACCTGTACTGAACCAATCAGCGGCAACACGAGCTGCTCTTGCTGGACTAAAAATCCCTGCATCGTCAAACTCATTAATCGATTGATCTCATCATGCCGCGTCGGATGAAAGAGTTGGATCACAAGGACATCCCCATTTTCAATCGCATCGGGATACTCTTCGAGTAATTGAGAAGAAATCGGTTGAAAAACCTCTCCTTCAAAATTCAAAATCGATGTCTTCCCCATTTGGATTTGATAAGAATCCATAACAAAGTCTTTGGCTCCAAGAACATCATCTCCCATATAGGGTCGATTACCGCAGCCAACGAGCAGTGAGATACTGCAAAATAAAAAGAATAGGTGTCTGATTTTCATATTCAAAATTTGTTTACAAAATGGATGTCTTTTTATCATTAATGAACTACAATAACTTGCATGAGAATAGAGAATCAATCGATTTATATTACGGGTATTGCGGGATTTATCGGATTTCATCTCGCCTCTGCTTTGCATCAATTAGGTGTAAAAGTTTTTGGTTGTGACAACTACAATGATGCTTATCCTCCAAAAATCAAGCATGACCGAACGGCCATCTTAAAGAAAAAAAATATTCCCATCTACAATGCCGATATTTCCGATTTCAAAAAACAAGAAGAAATCTACAGCAAAGAACGACCGACGGTTGTGATTCATCTCGCTGCGCAAGCAGGAGTTAGGGCTTCCATTCATCATCCCCAACGCTTTATCGATACCAATGTGACCGGCTTTGTCAATCAACTCGAGTTAATGAAGATTTTCCGACCTGCAAAGTTTATCTATGCCTCTTCCTCTTCCGTGTATGGCGACAACACCAAATTCCCCTTATCCGAATCAGACCCAACGGATCATCCCGTTTCTCTCTATGCAGCGACTAAAAAGGCCAATGAACTGATCGCTTATGCCTACCACACCATGACACAGATCCCAATGATCGGCTTGCGTTTTTTTACTTGCTACGGCCCTTTGGGACGCCCTGATATGGCCATTTATCTTTTCACTCAAAATATTATTAATGGCGATCCCATCACTGTCTATCATGAGGGGAAAATGAAGCGCGACTTCACCTACATTGACGATATTGTTCAAGGCATCATTGCCTCGATTCAATATGAGACCTCTTTTGATGTTTTTAATTTAGGAAAAGGCCATACCGATGATTTGACTAAGCTCATTTCGATCATTGAAAACCGACTCGGTAAAAAAGCAAAGATCGACTATCAACCACGCCCCTCTGTCGACATGCCGATGAATATCGCCGATATTGAAAAAAGCCGCAAAGCCCTTGGCTTTACTCCCTCAACACCGCTTGATACAGGCGTTAACCGCTTCATCGACTGGTATCTCAAATATGTTTCTTAGGTAAGATTTTTTTGCGTTTTTTAGACCTTTTTCATAAGGAAAACGCTTTCATAAAAATCATAAATATTCATTTTTAAAGCATCAATTCAGAGCAATTTTCAGCTGAAAAAAGTTCATATTTCCCAATTTTCTGGGATTTATCACCTCCGTAGATCACAGCTCCATCTTCAGCACGTGCGGCTGCTTGTTTATGAAAATAGTTCAAACCTTCGGAAAAAGAGGCTGAAAAAGTTTTACTGCTTTTGATTTCAATTGGCGTAAGTCTACTTCCCCTTTGGTAGAGAAGATCAACCTCTTTTCCCGCAACATCCCGATAAAAATAGAGGCGCGGATCTAAAGCTTGGTTGTAGCGTGCCTTCATGAGTTCAATAATAACCCAATTTTCAAACAGGTTTCCATATAGAGCATCTCTTTTTAGTTGTTCTACCGAGTCGATGTTAAGGAGATGACAAGCGAGACCTGTGTCGGCAAAATAGAGTTTGGGCGATTTGATTAATCGTTTTCCGAAATTTTCAAAATAGGGCTCTAATTGCACTAAAACATAGGTTGCCTGTAAAACTGCAATCCACTCTTTGATTGTAACTGCGGAGACTCCCACGTCTGTGGCCAGGCTAGCATAGTTAATAAGCTGACCAACTCTGCTTGCAACAAGCTTGATAAACCGTTCAAACTGCATGATATCTTTAACTTGAAGTAATTGACGAACATCTTTTTCAACGTACGTTTGAAAATAGCTGCTATAAGCATTGGTAATTGGCAAGTCTTCTGCGTAAATTTTGGGATATCCCCCTTTTAGAATGATTTCATCTAGGGAGTCGTTGATTTTTGCTTCACGAATTTCTTTAATACTGAGTGGAAGAAGCCTTAGAAGTGAAGTGCGTCCTGCAAGCGATTGGGATACTGCTGAATGAAGTTCTGCTTGGTGACTTCCGGTTAAAA contains:
- a CDS encoding GDP-mannose 4,6-dehydratase, whose protein sequence is MRIENQSIYITGIAGFIGFHLASALHQLGVKVFGCDNYNDAYPPKIKHDRTAILKKKNIPIYNADISDFKKQEEIYSKERPTVVIHLAAQAGVRASIHHPQRFIDTNVTGFVNQLELMKIFRPAKFIYASSSSVYGDNTKFPLSESDPTDHPVSLYAATKKANELIAYAYHTMTQIPMIGLRFFTCYGPLGRPDMAIYLFTQNIINGDPITVYHEGKMKRDFTYIDDIVQGIIASIQYETSFDVFNLGKGHTDDLTKLISIIENRLGKKAKIDYQPRPSVDMPMNIADIEKSRKALGFTPSTPLDTGVNRFIDWYLKYVS
- a CDS encoding ATP-binding protein, which gives rise to MFKRFLKTHIQGLSEKYPVVTLLGPRQSGKTTLVKAAFPHKPYVNMEDAENRALATEDPRSFMSSYPDGAIFDEIQRTPHLLSYIQVLVDESNQKGMFILTGSHQAELHSAVSQSLAGRTSLLRLLPLSIKEIREAKINDSLDEIILKGGYPKIYAEDLPITNAYSSYFQTYVEKDVRQLLQVKDIMQFERFIKLVASRVGQLINYASLATDVGVSAVTIKEWIAVLQATYVLVQLEPYFENFGKRLIKSPKLYFADTGLACHLLNIDSVEQLKRDALYGNLFENWVIIELMKARYNQALDPRLYFYRDVAGKEVDLLYQRGSRLTPIEIKSSKTFSASFSEGLNYFHKQAAARAEDGAVIYGGDKSQKIGKYELFSAENCSELML
- a CDS encoding polysaccharide biosynthesis/export family protein → MKIRHLFFLFCSISLLVGCGNRPYMGDDVLGAKDFVMDSYQIQMGKTSILNFEGEVFQPISSQLLEEYPDAIENGDVLVIQLFHPTRHDEINRLMSLTMQGFLVQQEQLVLPLIGSVQVKGLTLLQAQNAIQQKYQDEMQGIEVFLSYKERLDQKVEIAGLSSVHSMPVNGHLRLFEVIAAAKVPVQANLFKSYLVRDNKLLSIDFEKLIREGNMQQNVVMRGGDKIYIAGPESSNVYVMGEVKREGAFPMINNAMPLREALALAGGISFTGDKAYIQVIRGNLTRPKIYTLTWNHIIHLPTNSMLLIPGDIVYVAASPITQWNRFINQLFPSFTAYEFFNKGIQGVIVQ